Sequence from the Gloeocapsopsis dulcis genome:
AATCCTTCGCGGGCGCTTTCGTAACCGCCAATCACATACGCGGCGCATAGAAGTAACAACCCTAAGCCCAGCCAACCCCAGTACAACGATAACCAACCGCAGAATAAAAGAACGCCACAGGCAACGGCTGCCAGTGCATCAGGATGTTCTATTAACGTTTTGAGGCGAGGAATTGCCAGGGAATGAGCCATCATAGTAGTCAATCGAATTAGGCGACTACCCTACGCTAAACCTTAACATTAATGTCAATGTCAAGCTTTTGATTTCATAATCGTAATGTTGCTTATGTAAAAATATATAAAAAGCGGTATGACGAAATCTAAGAAAAGAGTCTTGACTATGGATTCAGCGAAGTGTCAACGCTTAGAAGCAGTGGGCTGGAAAATTGGTACAACAGAGGAATTTTTAGAACTTTCTTCCATCTCTCCCAGCCTAGCCGATGAGCGAATGCAAGCCTACATTCGTACTGCTCAACAGCAAAAACAGCTATTGGCTGAGCAAATGATACAACGTTATCAACGTGGCTGGGAAGTAGCGCGGGAAGTGGCTGAGATTCTCAAGCGTGAGTTTGGGGCTGATTGCGTAGTTGTGTTTGGCTCATTGTTAGATCAGCAACGCATTCATCTTCAATCTGATGTTGATTTAGCTGTTGGGGGATTAAACCCTAAATATTACTTTCAAGCTGTTGCTAGGTTACAAGAAATTGATTCTACTTTTGCTGTAGATTTGGTAGAAATTGATAATTCGTATTTGTATATTAAAAATGCGATCGCACAAGGAATCGAGCTATGAGCAAGTACAGCTTATTAATTGCTCGTCTCAATCAGGAACTTACTAATATTGATCGTACAGTTCAAAAGTTATATGGCTATAATTAGCATCTTTTAAAAAATGGTGGATGAATATTTAACAATTAAAGAACTGACTGAAACTGTGGGTGGTAATATGACTCCGCGCATGGTACGCCATTATCATCAAGTGGGGTTATTGCCGCAACCTGTGCGATCGCACAGTAACTATCGTCTATACACGCAACAAGATGTCCAACAATTGCGGCGAATTGTTGCATTAAAACAACAAGGCTTTCAACTGTCGCACATTCGTCAACTACTCGAAACCGATTCTGCTGCTGAAGTTAATACGCTAACAACGCAATTACAACAGCAATATCAGTCAGTAATGCAACAGTTAGCACGGTTGCGCCAAACCGCAGCAGCATTAGAAGGATTATTAGGGCGCGATCGCGCGTGTCAAAATTTACAAGCAGAGGCGATCGCCCAATTGCGACTTTTAGAAGTTGAAACCCAAGATGGATTAGGACAATTAGAACAGTTATGGGATAGTTGGGATGCCGCAACGCATAACCATCCTGAAGCTTTTGAGGAGTCGTTACAGCGGTTGTTACCCGATTTGTCGGATCGTTCCGAAATTGAAGCGGATTTACTCGCAAAGTTAGTGTTAGCGTGTGGTGATGTCAGTTTAGTAAACTTTGTAAGGTTGGGAAATCGGGCGATCGCTGCTGCTAGAAATGCCTTATTATCAAATTGCCAAGTTGTCGGTGATGTTCCCGCAGTAGTTGCAGCCCTCGATCAAACTCGGCTAAAACATCTTGGCTGTGAAGTAACAACACTCATCGACGATCCTCACATTACTAGTGCTGCTGAAGCGGAACAAGTATTCTGGCATCAAAATCAACACAAATTACAACAACTTGAACATGGATGTGTATTAGTTGTGGGATACGCCCCATCAGTATTAATGGCGGCGTGTGACGCTGTAGAGAGTGGAATACAACCAGCTTTAATTATCGGCATGCCAATCGGTTTTAGTCATGCACCTGCAGCTAAACGCACTCTTATGCGATCGGGTATTCCCTTTATTACGACTGAGGGAACGTTAGGCGGTGGTTTACTCGCGGCTGTCGCCCTCAATGCTTTAGCAGAATCGTTAATTGAAAAGCCAGACTGTCATTGTTATTTACAAGAATAACTAGAACTGATGACGACAATTCGTATTGCTAACTTTGAGGATATAGCAACAATTCATGCTATGACTCAAGCAGCTTATGCCGAATATCGTACAATACTACCGCATAGTAGTGTTTGGCAGAAAACACCAGAACTTATAGCCGCAGAAATGAAACTTGGTTCAATTTTACTGTGTGTAATAAATGGCAAAATTGTTGCTAGTGTACGCTGTCACATCAAGCAGGGATTTGTTTACGTCCATCGCTTAGCAGTGCTTCCTGCATATCGACGACAAGGGTTAGGTTCTTTGCTAATGCAAGCGGTAGAGGAATTAGCTTGCGAGTTGAATTTGTACCAAGTTCGCTTAGAACTCCGTGTCGCACAACCAGAGAATCGTCATTTTTATCAGAAGCTTGGCTACAAACTGGGTGAAATCAGTGCATACCTACCTGACGGCAAACCGCGTTCCTATTGGATGTCAAAAAAACTTACTGCGGTGAAGAACTAATTTAGCCTGAGTCGTGAAGAGTATTTACATAAGCAGAATGAAAGTGCGATCGCTTTACCTAATCCCCGTGCAGCACCAGTAATAATCGCTACTTTCCCAGTTAAATCAAATAGTTCTTTGCTCATAAAATATTTGGTGTTTATTTAGCTGTAGAAAGCAGTTTTTTCACTAAGAAGTAGTTATTAAATTGCATTAAACTAAACAGTGGTAGCAAATACAAGTAAAATGCGTAGGGAATAAATCCTAAGTCGGTCATTAAAATTGTTGCTGGTACAAGTCCAGCAATGTTCCAAGGAACTAATGGAGAAAGGACAACTACAGTATTTTCTAAGTCTACTGCCAACTGATAATTATCGAGTTTTTTATTCTGATAGCTTTCTTGTACGAGTTGTTGGGTTAGAAGAATGGCAATAGTTTGAGTACAACCAAACGCAGCTGCAGCAATACCGACAATGATTGTTCCTAGAAATAAACTAGATCTTGTCTTTGCTTTATTTAAGAAGACCTCAACAAACTCTAATATTCTTGTACCAGCAATAATACCTGCTAAAGCTGTAGAAATAATCACAACTAAAGAAACTTTGAGCATAGAAATAATGCCACCTCCTTTCAGGATTGGAGTCAAGGCAGTTGTGGTATCTAACTCGAAGCCAAATACAGCA
This genomic interval carries:
- a CDS encoding nucleotidyltransferase domain-containing protein, whose translation is MDSAKCQRLEAVGWKIGTTEEFLELSSISPSLADERMQAYIRTAQQQKQLLAEQMIQRYQRGWEVAREVAEILKREFGADCVVVFGSLLDQQRIHLQSDVDLAVGGLNPKYYFQAVARLQEIDSTFAVDLVEIDNSYLYIKNAIAQGIEL
- a CDS encoding precorrin-8X methylmutase, yielding MVDEYLTIKELTETVGGNMTPRMVRHYHQVGLLPQPVRSHSNYRLYTQQDVQQLRRIVALKQQGFQLSHIRQLLETDSAAEVNTLTTQLQQQYQSVMQQLARLRQTAAALEGLLGRDRACQNLQAEAIAQLRLLEVETQDGLGQLEQLWDSWDAATHNHPEAFEESLQRLLPDLSDRSEIEADLLAKLVLACGDVSLVNFVRLGNRAIAAARNALLSNCQVVGDVPAVVAALDQTRLKHLGCEVTTLIDDPHITSAAEAEQVFWHQNQHKLQQLEHGCVLVVGYAPSVLMAACDAVESGIQPALIIGMPIGFSHAPAAKRTLMRSGIPFITTEGTLGGGLLAAVALNALAESLIEKPDCHCYLQE
- a CDS encoding GNAT family N-acetyltransferase; amino-acid sequence: MTTIRIANFEDIATIHAMTQAAYAEYRTILPHSSVWQKTPELIAAEMKLGSILLCVINGKIVASVRCHIKQGFVYVHRLAVLPAYRRQGLGSLLMQAVEELACELNLYQVRLELRVAQPENRHFYQKLGYKLGEISAYLPDGKPRSYWMSKKLTAVKN